One window from the genome of Bacteroidota bacterium encodes:
- the dnaK gene encoding molecular chaperone DnaK produces the protein MSKIIGIDLGTTNSCVSVMEGNEPVVIANSEGKRTTPSIVAFIENGERKVGDPAKRQAITNPKKTIYSIKRFMGETYDKVTSEISRVPYEVTKGENNTPRVNIDGRQYTAQEISAIVLQKMKKTAEDYLGMEVKDAVITVPAYFNDAQRQATKEAGEIAGLNVKRIINEPTAAALAYGLDKKNKDMKIVVFDCGGGTHDVSVLELGDGVFEVKSTDGDTHLGGDDFDQVIIDWLAEEFLKDERIDLRKDPMALQRLKEAAEKAKIELSSSASTEINLPYIMPVDGIPKHLVRQLSRAKFEQLADSLIKRTIAPCEKALKNAGYTIGDIDEVILVGGSTRIPAIQDAVQKFFGKAPSKGVNPDEVVALGAAIQGGVLTGEVKDVLLLDVTPLSLGIETMGGVMTKLIESNTTIPSKKSETFSTASDNQPSVEIHILQGERPMANQNRTIGRFHLDGIPPAPRGVPQIEVTFDIDANGILHVTAKDKATGKSQNIRIEASSGLSDAEIKRMKDEAEANAEADRKAKESIDKMNQADSLIFQTEKQLKEYGDKLPADKKAPIEAGLTELKAAHAAKDSAAVDAAMEKLNSAWTAASEEMYKATQGAPQGGPEASQTGDANPGASAEATDVDFEEVKEDKK, from the coding sequence ATGAGCAAAATAATAGGAATTGACTTAGGAACAACTAACTCCTGTGTTTCAGTAATGGAAGGTAATGAGCCGGTTGTTATTGCCAACAGCGAAGGTAAAAGAACAACACCTTCGATTGTGGCATTTATCGAAAACGGAGAACGTAAAGTGGGTGACCCTGCAAAACGTCAAGCCATTACTAATCCTAAAAAAACAATATATTCAATTAAGCGATTCATGGGTGAAACCTATGATAAAGTGACCTCTGAAATTTCACGTGTACCATACGAAGTAACCAAAGGAGAAAACAATACTCCCCGTGTTAATATTGATGGACGTCAATACACTGCACAAGAAATTTCGGCTATCGTTTTACAAAAAATGAAGAAAACTGCCGAGGACTATTTGGGCATGGAAGTAAAGGACGCAGTAATTACAGTTCCTGCTTACTTTAACGATGCTCAACGTCAGGCAACCAAAGAAGCCGGCGAAATTGCAGGTCTTAATGTAAAGCGTATTATTAATGAACCTACTGCAGCTGCTTTAGCTTATGGTTTAGATAAGAAAAACAAAGACATGAAAATTGTGGTGTTCGACTGTGGTGGTGGAACGCATGACGTGTCGGTGTTGGAATTGGGAGATGGTGTATTTGAAGTAAAATCAACCGATGGAGATACACATTTGGGTGGTGACGATTTTGACCAGGTTATAATTGACTGGCTAGCCGAAGAATTTTTGAAAGATGAGCGTATTGATTTACGTAAAGACCCAATGGCTTTGCAACGTTTGAAAGAAGCAGCTGAAAAAGCTAAAATCGAATTATCGAGTTCAGCAAGTACCGAAATTAACTTGCCTTATATTATGCCGGTTGATGGAATTCCAAAGCACTTGGTTCGTCAATTGAGTCGTGCGAAATTTGAACAATTGGCCGATAGCTTGATTAAGCGAACCATTGCCCCTTGTGAGAAAGCGTTGAAAAATGCAGGTTATACTATTGGTGATATTGATGAGGTTATTTTAGTTGGAGGTTCTACACGAATTCCGGCGATACAAGACGCAGTGCAAAAGTTTTTCGGAAAAGCTCCTTCAAAAGGTGTAAATCCGGATGAAGTGGTTGCGCTTGGTGCAGCGATACAAGGCGGTGTATTAACCGGAGAAGTTAAAGATGTGTTGTTGTTGGATGTTACACCACTTTCACTAGGTATTGAAACCATGGGTGGGGTAATGACTAAATTGATAGAATCAAATACAACCATTCCATCAAAGAAATCAGAAACCTTCTCTACTGCAAGCGATAATCAACCATCAGTAGAAATACACATTTTGCAAGGTGAGCGCCCTATGGCTAATCAAAACCGTACCATTGGACGTTTCCATTTAGATGGTATTCCTCCTGCACCTCGTGGTGTGCCACAAATTGAAGTTACATTTGATATTGATGCCAACGGTATTTTACATGTAACTGCGAAAGATAAGGCTACCGGAAAATCGCAAAATATTCGTATAGAAGCAAGCAGCGGATTAAGCGATGCCGAAATTAAGCGTATGAAAGACGAAGCTGAAGCAAATGCAGAAGCCGACCGTAAAGCCAAAGAATCGATTGACAAAATGAATCAGGCAGATTCATTGATTTTTCAAACCGAAAAACAATTGAAAGAATACGGCGATAAATTACCGGCTGATAAAAAAGCACCAATTGAAGCAGGATTAACCGAATTAAAAGCAGCACATGCTGCGAAAGATAGTGCTGCAGTAGATGCCGCTATGGAAAAATTAAATTCGGCTTGGACTGCTGCTTCAGAAGAAATGTACAAGGCAACACAAGGCGCACCTCAAGGTGGTCCTGAAGCTTCACAAACAGGCGATGCAAACCCGGGAGCAAGTGCTGAAGCTACTGACGTTGATTTTGAAGAAGTAAAAGAAGACAAAAAATAA
- a CDS encoding cold shock domain-containing protein, with translation MKTGTVKFFNVTKGFGFIKEDNSDQEIFVHASGLVDQIREADKVTFEVTEGKKGLNAVNVKKA, from the coding sequence ATGAAAACAGGTACCGTAAAATTTTTTAATGTAACCAAAGGTTTTGGTTTTATTAAGGAGGACAATTCCGATCAGGAAATTTTTGTTCATGCATCAGGTTTAGTCGACCAAATACGTGAAGCAGATAAAGTTACTTTTGAAGTAACAGAAGGCAAAAAAGGCTTAAATGCAGTGAATGTAAAAAAAGCTTAA
- a CDS encoding T9SS type A sorting domain-containing protein, with protein sequence MKKYLVLSFFFIVCCISGFCQTSFSRLYGASLEMNLFSVEPTSDKGYILAGGVYGLNGGDFIIIKTDSLGIEQWRYKNNQFDGDFFENYALKAKETPDKGFIVFGDITVSLTNPFDMFIAKFDSTGALKWKRQYNLDLGEFSSDFIINSDTSLVFVGKLQGKAFLMKTNFQGDTIWVRKLINDSTDITNFIKIYSWDNAYYIPRIQGNSNNSNYGLMELFKIDTTGSIIWKKQYTDTARTWSFGDFRLSNDSNILNLNTMNWGNNYYFTQLNKFDLAGNKISSKKIKTGVKFINDTVCGAAYGAGDTLRFSISYLIPDTMVPIAKFYLYNLISRSLIIVGNKKIVACGKAENGFSGYHGYLAVAVDTTIVGINETSIEKEIINIFPNPAKNEINLVIDNSLLVSPKNLIFKVYDNNSKELISKTISSPQTIVNTEKLYCGEYFYLLTSEQKKIASGKIIIY encoded by the coding sequence ATGAAAAAATATTTAGTCCTTAGTTTTTTTTTTATAGTTTGTTGCATTTCAGGTTTTTGCCAAACTAGCTTCTCTCGCTTGTATGGAGCATCACTTGAAATGAATTTGTTCAGTGTAGAGCCTACATCAGACAAAGGATACATTTTAGCTGGAGGCGTTTATGGTCTTAACGGCGGTGATTTTATTATTATAAAAACTGACTCCTTGGGTATTGAGCAGTGGCGTTATAAAAACAATCAATTTGACGGAGACTTTTTTGAAAACTACGCATTAAAGGCAAAAGAAACTCCTGATAAAGGATTTATCGTGTTTGGGGATATTACAGTTAGTCTGACCAATCCATTCGATATGTTCATTGCTAAATTTGATAGTACAGGAGCACTAAAATGGAAACGGCAATATAATCTGGATTTAGGTGAATTTTCAAGCGATTTTATAATTAATAGTGACACATCCTTAGTTTTTGTTGGAAAGCTTCAAGGCAAGGCATTTTTAATGAAAACCAATTTTCAGGGTGATACAATTTGGGTCAGAAAACTAATAAATGATTCAACAGATATTACAAACTTTATTAAGATTTATTCTTGGGACAATGCTTATTATATTCCTAGAATTCAGGGAAATAGCAATAATTCTAATTATGGCTTAATGGAACTATTTAAAATTGATACTACAGGTTCAATCATTTGGAAGAAGCAATATACAGACACTGCACGGACTTGGAGTTTTGGAGATTTTCGTCTTTCAAATGATTCCAATATTTTGAATTTAAATACAATGAACTGGGGTAATAACTATTATTTTACTCAGTTAAATAAATTCGATTTGGCAGGGAACAAAATAAGTTCAAAAAAAATTAAGACCGGAGTAAAATTCATTAATGATACTGTCTGCGGAGCCGCATACGGAGCTGGTGATACGTTACGATTTTCTATTTCTTATTTAATTCCTGATACGATGGTGCCGATTGCAAAATTTTATTTGTACAACCTAATTTCAAGGTCGTTAATAATTGTGGGGAATAAAAAAATTGTTGCATGTGGTAAAGCAGAAAATGGTTTTTCGGGATACCATGGTTATTTGGCTGTCGCTGTTGACACAACAATTGTCGGAATAAATGAAACATCCATTGAAAAGGAGATTATTAATATCTTTCCTAACCCTGCAAAAAATGAAATCAATTTGGTAATCGATAATTCTTTATTAGTTAGTCCTAAAAACCTCATATTCAAAGTTTACGATAACAACTCAAAAGAATTGATTTCAAAGACAATCTCTTCGCCACAAACAATTGTAAATACTGAAAAACTGTATTGTGGAGAATACTTCTATTTATTAACGAGTGAACAAAAGAAGATTGCGAGTGGCAAAATAATTATTTACTAA
- a CDS encoding T9SS type A sorting domain-containing protein, translating into MKKYLLLLFLSYSFSISAQNVSFFKTYASLNGGELKFFDIAATADNGYVAAGYNYFISGGGDFVVLKTDSLGNEQWRFTNNEYDGQDYDNYAQEIIKTLDNGYLIVGRIYVPTLNGAETIYAKFDSAGNLSWKKRLHFAAYPAIFNTSCLINDSNIIIAGRTGYNNFVSNINSNSGDTLWVKLISDTSGFALEIDKITSVNLDYYLSGRRNYGSNNFSFVIKKMNNLFQPYWRKEYTASTTLWIVNDLINYNNDSIKFLLDYKHPQTQYQRMFKELTIDTAGNVLQLDSSALWGYENALYLKDSVIGLPGALSNSADTAGLGVIKGLSGQFEQWCTYYAPDAQDYGMCSRNQHEVAVCGGIDDGNNTTAIAFIMKSSDISSTIYLSELAEEKHLVSVHPVPASNLITFTIPTLLYKKYPMYSITIYDESGKITYSQNKITTESIQLNLSQFAKGTYSYHMYVPSKDIARGKFIIH; encoded by the coding sequence ATGAAAAAATATTTGCTACTTCTATTCTTGTCTTATAGTTTTTCAATTAGTGCCCAAAATGTAAGTTTTTTTAAAACCTATGCTTCTTTGAACGGCGGTGAGCTTAAGTTTTTTGATATTGCTGCAACTGCTGATAATGGATATGTTGCAGCCGGTTATAATTATTTTATTTCTGGCGGAGGCGATTTTGTAGTATTAAAAACAGATAGTCTTGGTAACGAACAATGGCGATTTACAAATAATGAATATGATGGGCAGGATTATGATAATTACGCACAAGAAATTATAAAAACATTAGATAATGGATATTTAATAGTCGGTCGGATTTATGTGCCAACATTAAATGGAGCTGAAACGATTTATGCTAAGTTTGACAGTGCTGGCAATCTTTCGTGGAAAAAAAGATTACACTTTGCTGCTTACCCTGCAATCTTTAACACATCTTGTTTAATTAATGATTCCAATATCATTATTGCAGGAAGGACAGGGTATAATAATTTTGTTTCGAATATTAATAGTAATAGTGGAGACACGCTTTGGGTAAAATTGATTTCAGATACTAGTGGCTTTGCATTAGAGATCGACAAAATAACATCCGTCAATCTCGATTATTATTTATCAGGAAGAAGAAATTATGGTTCAAACAATTTTAGTTTTGTAATTAAAAAAATGAATAATTTGTTTCAACCATATTGGAGAAAGGAATACACAGCTTCAACCACCCTTTGGATTGTCAACGACTTAATAAACTACAATAACGATAGTATTAAATTCCTTTTGGACTACAAACACCCACAAACTCAATACCAACGAATGTTTAAAGAACTAACCATTGATACAGCAGGTAATGTATTGCAATTGGATTCTTCAGCGCTCTGGGGTTACGAAAATGCTCTTTATCTGAAAGATTCTGTTATTGGTTTGCCAGGGGCTCTTTCTAATTCTGCTGATACAGCGGGTTTGGGCGTAATTAAGGGGCTGTCAGGGCAATTTGAACAATGGTGTACCTATTACGCTCCCGATGCCCAAGATTACGGCATGTGCTCACGCAATCAACATGAAGTGGCGGTGTGTGGTGGCATTGACGATGGAAACAATACAACAGCTATTGCGTTTATTATGAAGTCAAGTGACATAAGTTCCACGATTTACCTCAGCGAATTAGCTGAAGAAAAACATTTAGTTAGTGTGCATCCCGTTCCTGCAAGCAACCTTATCACATTTACAATACCTACTCTTCTTTACAAAAAATATCCCATGTATTCAATTACAATTTATGATGAGTCAGGTAAAATTACCTATTCACAAAATAAAATTACAACGGAATCAATTCAACTTAACTTAAGTCAATTTGCTAAAGGCACTTACTCTTACCATATGTATGTGCCTTCAAAAGATATTGCCAGAGGAAAATTTATTATACACTAA